The genomic DNA GCGGGGATGCCGATGCCGGTGTCCTGCACGCTGTAGCGCCCGCCGCCGTCGGCCTCGCGTTCCCAGCGCACGGTGATGGTGCCGCCGTCGGGCGTGTAGCGCACGGCGTTGGTCAGCAGGTTCGACAGGGCCGAGGTCAGTTCGGTCTCGGCGCCGAGCACGTCGACGGTTTCGTCGATGTGCCATTCGATCACATGGCGTCCGCCCGACAGCGCCTCGATCTGCTGGCGCGCCTTTTGCAGCAGCGCGCCCATGTTGACCGCGCGCGGGTCGCTGCCCGGCGACGATTCCAGCGTCGACAGCGTCAGCAGGTCCTCGACGATGGCCTGCATGCGCTGGGCCTGCTCGTGCATCATGTCCAGGTACTGCGCGCGCTGCTCGGGCGGCAGGGCGTCGGCGGGCATGTCGCGCAGCGTTTCCAGGAAACCCGCCAGCACCGTCAGCGGCGTGCGCAGTTCGTGCGAGACGTTGGCGACGAAATCGCGGCGGGTGGTCTCCAGGCGCTCGATCTGGGTCACGTCGCGGGTGATGAGCAGGCGCTGGTTGCTGGCGTAGGCCGTCAGCTGCATCATCATCAGCCGCTCCTGGCCGTTCTGGCCCAGGCGCACCAGGATGGGATCGGGCCAGGAGGCGCGGTGCGCGTATTCGACGAATTCCGGCGCGCGCAGCAGGTTCAGCAGGTTGTGGCCGCGGTCGGCCGGCAGGCGCAGGCCCAGGTGCTGGCGCGCCATGCGGTTGCACCAGTCGATCTGGAAGTCTTCATTGAGCGTGACCGCGCCGTCAGGCAGGGCCTGCGCCGCCGCCAGCATGCCCTGCATGGTGTCGCGGGTTTCGGCCAGCTCGCGGGCCCGGGCGCGGGTGTAGCGGTAGAGGGGGGCGAGGATATCGTCCCAGGGGCCGACCGAGGCGGGCGGCGAGGTGTCGGGATGCCTGGCCCAGTGCGACACCAGGTGCAGGCGCCAGCTGCGCCACAGCAGCATGACGACCAGGGCGGCGCTGAACAGCACCCAGCCGGCGGGATCTCCAATGAGCCATTGCGCCAATAGCGCGATCGCCGCCCACAGGGCGACCAGGATAAGGGTGCGCAGCCAGATCATCGTGCGGGAGTTTTACCGCGCCGGGACCTGTGCCGTAAACCGGTAGCCGCTGCCGCGCACCGTTTCCACGTGCGCATCGTGGCCGCTGGGCTCCAGGGCCTTGCGCAGGCGGCGGATGTGCACGTCGACGGTGCGTTCCTCGACGAAGACGTGATCGCCCCAGACCTGGTCCAGCAGTTGCGAACGCGAGAACACGCGTTCCGGATGGGTCATGAAGAAATGCAGCAGGCGGAATTCGGTGGGGCCGATCTGCAGCGACTGGCTGTTGCCCGACAGGCGGTGCGTCACCGGATCGAGCTTGAGGCCGCCGACGTCGATCACGTCGTCGGTCAGCTGCGGCGCGCGGCGGCGCAGCACGGCCTTGATGCGGGCCATCAGCTCCTTGGGCGAGAAGGGCTTGGTGATGTAGTCGTCGGCCCCGGCTTCGAGGCCATCGACCTTGTCCTGCTCGGAACCCTTGGCGGTCAGCATGATGACCGGGACGGCGCGGGTGCGCTCGTCGTTGCGCAGCTTGCGCGCCATGGCCAGGCCGGAGGTGCCGGGCAGCATCCAGTCCAGCAGGATCAGGTCGGGCAGTTCGGCGCGGATCAGGGTCTGGGCCTGGTCGGCGTCGAAGGCGCGCAGCACCTTGTGGCCGGCGAAGGACAGGTTGACGGCGATCAGTTCCTGGATTGCGGGTTCGTCTTCGACGACGAGGATGGTGCTGGACATGGCGAATAGGGCACGCTTCGGAGCGCCGGCGCGGCGCGAACATTGCGATAGTATGGCCGCAATATTTCAGGTATGTGACCGCACGGCGCCTTCCCGCGCCCGCGGGCGGCATCCGGCGGGCCCCGATAGGCTACCATTGGACGATATATCGGGAATTCACCATGCAAAACCCCTCCGAATCGCAACATTCCGCGGATTCCGCGTCCCAATCGACGCATTTCGGCTTCCAATCGGTGCCGGAAAGCGAAAAAGCCCGCAAGGTCGCCGAAGTCTTCCACTCGGTGGCGCAGCGCTACGACATCATGAACGATTTCATGTCGGCCGGCCTGCACCGCGTCTGGAAGGCCTTCACCATCGGCCGCGCCGCCATCCGCCCCGGCATGAAGGTGCTGGACATCGCGGGCGGCACCGGCGACCTGGCCAAGGCTTTCGCCAAGCGCGCCGGCCCCACCGGCGAGGTCTGGCTGACCGATATCAACGATTCCATGCTGCGCGTCGGCCGCGACCGCCTGGCCGACGCCGGCCAGCTGGTGCCCACCGCCGTCTGTGACGCCGAGCGCCTGCCGTTCCCGACGGGCTATTTCGACCGCGTCAGCGTGGCTTTCGGGCTGCGCAACATGACCCACAAGGATCGCGCCCTGGCCGAGATGACCCGCGTGCTCAAGCCGGGCGGCAAGCTGCTGGTGCTGGAGTTCTCCCGCATCGCCAAGCCGCTGGCGCCGGCCTACGACTGGTATTCCTTCAACGTGCTGCCCTGGCTGGGCAAGACGGTGGCCAAGGACGAGGCCAGCTACCGCTACCTGGCCGAATCCATCCGCATGCATCCCGACCAGGAAACCCTGGCCGACATGCTGCGCACCGCCGGCCTGGAGCGGGTGCAGTACTTCAACCTGACGGCCGGCATCGCGGCCCTGCACGAGGGCGTGCGCTTGGCCTGATTGCGCTGGGTCCGATTCGGCTTGCCGTTGCCCCGGGGGAACTTGTGGGGCGGCGGCTTGTCCGTTATTCTTACGTCATTCAGATTACTGTAAGGAAGTCGCGCTGAAGGACCGCACGATCCGTGCGGCCTTCCGCTGCTCGGGGGCAGCGGGGCGCGGGTACGAGGGAGCACATCCATGACCAAATTCTGTTTCTCGCGGTTTGTCGCCGCGGCGCTCATCGCCATTTCCGGCGCCGCGCTGGTAACGGCGTCGTTCGACGCCGAAGCCCGCCGCGCCGGCGGCGGCAGCAGCGTCGGCCGCCAATCCTCCAATGTGACCCAGCAGCGCCAGGCCACCACGCCGCCGACCGCCGCCAGCAACACCGCAGGCGCCACCGCGGCGCCGGCGGCCGCCGGCGCGGCCACGGCCGGTGCCGCGGGCGCCGCCGCCAAGAGCGGCGCATCGCGCTGGCTGGGCCCCATCGCCGGCATCGCCGCCGGCCTGGGCATCGCCGCCTTGCTGTCGAGCATGGGCCTGTCGGGCGCTTTCGCCGAATTCCTGTCGTCCGCGCTGCTGATCGCCCTGGTCGTGTTTGCCGTGATGTTCATCATCCGCCGCCTGCGCGGCGCCGCGCCGCGTCCGGCCACCCAGGGTGCCTTCGGTGGCGCCAACAACGCGCCCGGCCAGCCGCAGCAACAGCCCATGTGGCGTGAAGCGCTGAAGCCGACCGCCCCGGCCGCGGCCCCGGCCGCTGCCGCCGCGGCGCCGGCCGCCGTGCTGCCCAAGGCAGGCGACGACAACAACTGGTTCGTGCCCGGCGACTTCGATACGCCCAACTTCCTGAAGCAGGCCAAGGAACAGTTCGTGCGCATCCAGGCTGTGTGGGACAGCGGCAGCACCGATCGCCTGCGCGACTACCTGACCGACGACCTGATCACCGAGCTCAAGCCGCAGTTGGCCGAGCGCGGCGCCGCGCCCAACAAGACCGAAGTGGTGCTGCTGAACGCCGAGCTGCTGGGCATCGAAACGGTGTCCGACGGCCACCTGGCCAGCGTGCGCTTCTCGGGCATGCTGCGCGAGACCCCGGGCGCCGAAGCCTTCCGCTTCGAGGAAGTCTGGAACCTGTTCAAGCCCGCCAACGGCGGCTGGCTGCTGGCCGGCATCCAGCAGATCCCGGTCGAATACGCCAGCTGATCGCGGCGGCGTCTCTCTTCCGATAGCGGGGCGGCCAGGCGGCCGTCCGCCACAACCGGCCCTTCAGGGCCGGTTTTTCCATGCGTCGGCGCAAACGGCGCCCGGACTTCCCGTAACAGACCCCCATCCAACCCGGTACACTCCCGATTTACCCATCAACTTCGTCACCCCCGCCCGCGGGGCCGCGGACCGTCATGTCGCCTTTTTCGTTTCTGCCTACTCCTGCACGGCTGGCCGTCGGCGCGCTCAACGCCCTGTTGAAGCGCGAAGACTGGGCGCGCGAACGCCTGGCCCGCCATGCCGGCAAGACGGTGCGTTTCGCGCTGGGCGGATTCACCCTGGGCCTGACCATCGACAGCGAGGGCCTGGCGGCCCAGGCCGACGCGGCGGTGGTGCCCGACGTGACCCTGACGGTGGCGCCCGAGAGGCTGCCGCTGCCGCGCCTGGGCGCGGGGGGCGAAACCCCCGATTTCGCCGAGGCCACGCACATCTCCGGTGACGCGGCCCTGGCGCAGGTGGTGGCGGACCTGTCCAAGCAGTTGCGCTGGGACCCCGAGGACAGCCTGGCCCGCCTGGTCGGCGACATTCCGGCGCTGCGCATCGTCGGCGGCCTGCGCGCGGCGACCGGCGGCGCGCGCCAGGCCGGCCAGCGCCTGGCCGAGAATGTGTCCGAATACCTGGCCGAGGAAAACGGCATGTTGCTGGGCCGGCCGGCGCTGGAGCAATGGCGCCTGGACCTGGCCGAGCTGAACGCCCGCGCCGACGCGCTGGCGCGCTCGGCCGCCGCCCTGCAATCGCGGTTGGCCACGGCCGCCGGCAAGCGGGGCGCCTGACCCATGTTCCCGTTGCTGCGCCTGTTCCGCATCATCCTGGTTTCGCTGCGCTATGGCCTGGACGAGCTGGTGCTCTCCAGCCTGAACCATCCGCTGGCCACCTGCCTGCTGCGCGTCATCCGCCTGGGCACCCGGCCGCGCAAGCCGCGCGGCCTGCGGCTGCGCCTGGCGCTGGAATCGCTGGGGCCGATCTTCGTGAAGTTCGGCCAGGTGCTGTCGACCCGCCGCGACCTGATCCCGGCCGACATCGCCAACGAGCTGGCGCTGCTGCAGGACCGCGTGCCGCCGTTCCCGTCGGCCCAGGCCGCCGCCTGCATCGAGGCCGCGCTGGGCGCGCCGCCCGAAAAGCTGTTCGCGCAGTTCCAGGTCGACCCGGTGGCGTCGGCCTCCATCGCCCAGGTGCACTTCGCGGTGCTGCACGACGGCCGCGAGGTGGCGGTCAAGGTGCTGCGCCCGGGCATGCTCAGCATCATCGAGAAAGACCTGTCGCTGCTCAAGATCGTGGCCCGCATTATCGAGCGCCTGGGCGCCGATGGCCGCCGGCTCAAGCCGCGCGAGGTGGTGGCCGAGTTCGACAAGTACCTGCACGACGAACTCGACCTGGTGCGCGAGGCCTCCAACTGCAGCCAGTTGCGCCGCAATTTCGGCCCGGAATCCGGCCGCGGCGACATGCTGATGGTGCCCGAGGTGATCTGGGAATACACCGCGTCCACCGTGTTCACCATGCAGCGCATGTATGGCGTGCCGGTGGGCCAGGTCGAGCGCATGCGCGCCGCCGGCATCGACATTCCGACCCTGGCGCGCACCGGCGTCGAGATCTTCTTCACCCAGGTGTTCACCGACGGCTTCTTCCATGCCGACATGCACCCGGGCAACATCTACGTGTCCGACCGGCCCGAGACGCTGGGCAGCTACATTGCCCTGGACTTCGGCATCGTCGGCTCGCTGTCGGAATTCGACAAGAACTACCTGGCGCAGAACTTCCTGGCCTTCTTCCATCGCGACTACCGCCGCGTGGCGCAGTTGCACATCGAGTCGGGCTGGGTGCCGCCCGATACGCGCGAGGAAGAACTGGAGGGCGCGGTGCGCGCCGTCTGCGAACCCTATTTTGACCGGCCGTTGTCCGAGATTTCGCTGGGCCAGGTGCTGTTGCGCCTGTTCCAGACCTCGCGCCGGTTCAATGTGGAGATCCAGCCGCAGCTCGTGCTGCTGCAGAAGACGTTGCTGAACGTCGAAGGCCTGGGGCGGCAGCTCGACCCCAACCTGGATCTCTGGAAGACCGCCAAGCCCTACCTGGAACGCTGGATGCGCCAGCGTGTCGGAATCAAGGGCTTGCGGCAGAGCCTGGAGAAAGAAGCCGCGCAGTGGTCGCAGATGCTGCCCGCGCTTCCCAGGCTGGTCCACGACCACCTGAACCGCCCGAATCTCTCGCCGGCCCTGCTGGCCGAGATGGCGCAGTTGCGGCGGGCCCAGGAGCAGAACAACCGGCTGGTCGCGGCGCTGGTTGGCGTGCTGGCCCTCGGGATCGGGGTGGCGTTGTGGGCATTGACCCGATAGGCGGCGCGATGGTGTAAGTGCGATCCCCTGTCATGTTTCATTCATGAAACGGTCATCATAGCTTCGCGGGAGACGGCGAAAAATAGCGCTGGGCAGACTTGTGCAGCGTCACGCCGGCAAGTGCGTGCGCCATTCATCAATTTCTATAGCCCCACTGGCGGGACGAAAACAAGGGCAGAACATGCTTTATCCTGAACTCTTCAAGACCATGGAAGCGGTGCGCTGGAACATGGCGCACGATATTCCCTGGGGCGACTTCGATCGCAGCAAGCTCTCGGACGAGCAGGCGCACACGATCAAGATGAACGCCATCACCGAGTGGGCCGCGCTGCCGGCCACCGAGATGTTCCTGCGCGACAATCGCGGCGACAGCGATTTCTGCGCCTTCATGTCGGTGTGGTTCTTCGAAGAACAAAAGCATTCCCTGGTGCTGATCGAATACCTGCGCCGCTTCCGTCCCGATCTGGTGCCCACGGAAGAAGAGCTGCACAACGTGCGCTTCGAATTCGACGTCGCGCCCGAGCTGGAAACGCTGATGCTGCACTTCTGCGGCGAAGTGCGCCTGAACCACTGGTATCGCCGCGCCGCCGAATGGCACACCGAGCCGGTCATCAAGGCCATCTACAAGACCGTGGCGCAGGACGAGGCCCGTCACGCCGGCGCCTACCTGCAATACATGCGCCGCGCGCTGCACAACCGCGGCGAGGACACCAGCGTCCAGGCGCGCCTGGCGTTCTCCAAGATCGGTGTGCTGATGGCCTCGGCCGGCCGCACCCAGCAGGCCCTGCATCCGACCAACCTGCACGTCAACAAGGACCTGTTCCCCAACGACACGGTGCAGTCGCGCCTGCCCGAGCCGGGCTGGCTGGAGCATTGGCTGGACAGCCAGATCCGCTTCGACGGCATCTGGGAACAGAAGGTCGCCACCCGTATCCTGCACATCCTGTCCAAGCTGATGGACCGCAGCTTCGAGACGGTCAAGGACCTGAACCGCTACCGCAAGGAAATGACGGCGCTGGTGGTGCCCAAGGAAAAGGAAATCGTGCTGGCCGGCGCCTGATCGGGCGCCACGGCGGCGCGCGCCGGCCCCGGCCGGGCGCGTTCGATGACCGATGACGGCGGCCGCGGCCGCCGTCGTACAATCGCGCCATGCCAGCCGCCCGTTTCGAATCCAAAGTCCTGTCCCGCGACGACTGCGTCGCCGCCGTTGCCGCCGGCCGCCTGCCGCGGCCGCTGGTGTTCACCAATGGCGTCTTCGACATCCTGCACCGGGGCCACGCCACCTACCTGGACCAGGCCGCCCAGCTGGGCGCGACGCTGGTCGTGGCGGTCAATACCGATGAGTCGGTGCGCCGCCTGGGCAAGGGCGCCGAGCGCCCGCTGAACCGCATGGAAGACCGCGCCGCGCTGCTGGCGGCGCTGGGCTTCGTCACGGTGGTCACCTCGTTCCAAGAGGACACGCCCGAGGCCCTGATCGGCCAGCTCAAGCCGGACCTGATCGTCAAGGGCGGCGACTACGACATGGAAAAACTGCCCGAGACCGCCCTGGTCAAGTCCTGGGGCGGCCGCGCGGTGGCCATTCCGTTCGAGTTCGAGCGGTCCACCACGGCCCTGGTCAGGAAGATCCAGGGCGCCTGAGGCGGCGCCACGCGCTCAGCGCGGCTCGCGCAGCAGGCGGTTGATGGCGTCCAGGTCGGACTCGCCCAGGATGCCGCTGGTGGCCTTCAGGCGCAGCCCCGACAGCACCGTGCTGTAGCGCGCCAGCGCCAGGTCGCGCTGGGTGGCATAGAGCTGCTGCTGGGCGTTGAGCACGTCCAGGTTGATGCGCACGCCCACTTCGTAGCCCGTGCGGTTGGCCTCGACCGCGGCGCGGCTGGATTTCTCGCCCGCCTCCAGCGCCTGGATGCGCGCCAGGCCGCTGGTGACGCCGGTGTAGTACTGGCGCGCGGCCTGCACCGCCTGGCGCCGCGCCGCCTCGAAATCGTGGCGCGCCTTCTGTTCCAGCTGCACTTTTTCCGTGACCTGCGAGGATACGCCACCCCCCGAATACAGCGGAATCGACAGCACCACGCCGATGGTGCTGTCGATCGGCTTGCCCGGCGCGGCGTTGCGCATCACCGCATCGCTGGCGCTGCCGCTGGTGGCGCGCAGGTTCAGGGTGGGGTAGTGGCCGCTCCTGGCGATCTGGATTTCGCGTCCGGCGATGCGGGTCAGCAATTGCGCCCGCAGCACCTCCAGGCTGGAGGATTCGGCCTGGTTGCTCCAGTCCGCCACGCGAGCCGGCTGCGGCGCGGGCAATTGCACCCCGGGCGGCAGTTCGGCCAGCGCGCCAGGGGCCGTGCCGATGATCTTGGCCAGTTCCTCGCGGCGCACGTCCAGGTCGTTCTGCAGGCGCAGTTCCTGCGCCACCACCAGGTCGTAGCGCGCCTGCGCTTCGTAGGTGTCGGTGATGGTGGCGTTGCCCAGCTCGAAATTGCGCTTGGCCGACTCCAGCTGGCCGGCCACGGCGGCCTTCTCGGCCTCGGTCGCGGTCAGGGCGTCCTGGGCGTACAGCACGTTGAAATAGGCGTCGGCCACGCGCAGCAGCAGGTCCTGGTAGGCCTGCTGCAATTGCACTTCGACGTCGGCGACGATGAGCTTGGACTGCTCGTAGTTCTGCCAGCGGCCCCAGTCGAACA from Achromobacter xylosoxidans includes the following:
- the ubiE gene encoding bifunctional demethylmenaquinone methyltransferase/2-methoxy-6-polyprenyl-1,4-benzoquinol methylase UbiE, with product MQNPSESQHSADSASQSTHFGFQSVPESEKARKVAEVFHSVAQRYDIMNDFMSAGLHRVWKAFTIGRAAIRPGMKVLDIAGGTGDLAKAFAKRAGPTGEVWLTDINDSMLRVGRDRLADAGQLVPTAVCDAERLPFPTGYFDRVSVAFGLRNMTHKDRALAEMTRVLKPGGKLLVLEFSRIAKPLAPAYDWYSFNVLPWLGKTVAKDEASYRYLAESIRMHPDQETLADMLRTAGLERVQYFNLTAGIAALHEGVRLA
- the ubiB gene encoding ubiquinone biosynthesis regulatory protein kinase UbiB; amino-acid sequence: MFPLLRLFRIILVSLRYGLDELVLSSLNHPLATCLLRVIRLGTRPRKPRGLRLRLALESLGPIFVKFGQVLSTRRDLIPADIANELALLQDRVPPFPSAQAAACIEAALGAPPEKLFAQFQVDPVASASIAQVHFAVLHDGREVAVKVLRPGMLSIIEKDLSLLKIVARIIERLGADGRRLKPREVVAEFDKYLHDELDLVREASNCSQLRRNFGPESGRGDMLMVPEVIWEYTASTVFTMQRMYGVPVGQVERMRAAGIDIPTLARTGVEIFFTQVFTDGFFHADMHPGNIYVSDRPETLGSYIALDFGIVGSLSEFDKNYLAQNFLAFFHRDYRRVAQLHIESGWVPPDTREEELEGAVRAVCEPYFDRPLSEISLGQVLLRLFQTSRRFNVEIQPQLVLLQKTLLNVEGLGRQLDPNLDLWKTAKPYLERWMRQRVGIKGLRQSLEKEAAQWSQMLPALPRLVHDHLNRPNLSPALLAEMAQLRRAQEQNNRLVAALVGVLALGIGVALWALTR
- a CDS encoding TolC family outer membrane protein yields the protein MRVRLLTALLVFTSAASVGPSAACAQNLLQVWQSALGNDPIYAAARASYRAGLEKEPQARALLLPEVSAGVGGAYQETRSTRGLSMAYSGGRGVWDLALTQPLFDWGRWQNYEQSKLIVADVEVQLQQAYQDLLLRVADAYFNVLYAQDALTATEAEKAAVAGQLESAKRNFELGNATITDTYEAQARYDLVVAQELRLQNDLDVRREELAKIIGTAPGALAELPPGVQLPAPQPARVADWSNQAESSSLEVLRAQLLTRIAGREIQIARSGHYPTLNLRATSGSASDAVMRNAAPGKPIDSTIGVVLSIPLYSGGGVSSQVTEKVQLEQKARHDFEAARRQAVQAARQYYTGVTSGLARIQALEAGEKSSRAAVEANRTGYEVGVRINLDVLNAQQQLYATQRDLALARYSTVLSGLRLKATSGILGESDLDAINRLLREPR
- the phoB gene encoding phosphate regulon transcriptional regulator PhoB codes for the protein MSSTILVVEDEPAIQELIAVNLSFAGHKVLRAFDADQAQTLIRAELPDLILLDWMLPGTSGLAMARKLRNDERTRAVPVIMLTAKGSEQDKVDGLEAGADDYITKPFSPKELMARIKAVLRRRAPQLTDDVIDVGGLKLDPVTHRLSGNSQSLQIGPTEFRLLHFFMTHPERVFSRSQLLDQVWGDHVFVEERTVDVHIRRLRKALEPSGHDAHVETVRGSGYRFTAQVPAR
- a CDS encoding SCP2 domain-containing protein, which produces MSPFSFLPTPARLAVGALNALLKREDWARERLARHAGKTVRFALGGFTLGLTIDSEGLAAQADAAVVPDVTLTVAPERLPLPRLGAGGETPDFAEATHISGDAALAQVVADLSKQLRWDPEDSLARLVGDIPALRIVGGLRAATGGARQAGQRLAENVSEYLAEENGMLLGRPALEQWRLDLAELNARADALARSAAALQSRLATAAGKRGA
- a CDS encoding Tim44 domain-containing protein, which codes for MTKFCFSRFVAAALIAISGAALVTASFDAEARRAGGGSSVGRQSSNVTQQRQATTPPTAASNTAGATAAPAAAGAATAGAAGAAAKSGASRWLGPIAGIAAGLGIAALLSSMGLSGAFAEFLSSALLIALVVFAVMFIIRRLRGAAPRPATQGAFGGANNAPGQPQQQPMWREALKPTAPAAAPAAAAAAPAAVLPKAGDDNNWFVPGDFDTPNFLKQAKEQFVRIQAVWDSGSTDRLRDYLTDDLITELKPQLAERGAAPNKTEVVLLNAELLGIETVSDGHLASVRFSGMLRETPGAEAFRFEEVWNLFKPANGGWLLAGIQQIPVEYAS
- the phoR gene encoding phosphate regulon sensor histidine kinase PhoR, which codes for MIWLRTLILVALWAAIALLAQWLIGDPAGWVLFSAALVVMLLWRSWRLHLVSHWARHPDTSPPASVGPWDDILAPLYRYTRARARELAETRDTMQGMLAAAQALPDGAVTLNEDFQIDWCNRMARQHLGLRLPADRGHNLLNLLRAPEFVEYAHRASWPDPILVRLGQNGQERLMMMQLTAYASNQRLLITRDVTQIERLETTRRDFVANVSHELRTPLTVLAGFLETLRDMPADALPPEQRAQYLDMMHEQAQRMQAIVEDLLTLSTLESSPGSDPRAVNMGALLQKARQQIEALSGGRHVIEWHIDETVDVLGAETELTSALSNLLTNAVRYTPDGGTITVRWEREADGGGRYSVQDTGIGIPARHIPRLTERFYRVDRGRSRAVGGTGLGLAITKHIAMRHDAELLISSEPGKGSLFALRFPPDRIAVDPSA
- the rfaE2 gene encoding D-glycero-beta-D-manno-heptose 1-phosphate adenylyltransferase; the encoded protein is MPAARFESKVLSRDDCVAAVAAGRLPRPLVFTNGVFDILHRGHATYLDQAAQLGATLVVAVNTDESVRRLGKGAERPLNRMEDRAALLAALGFVTVVTSFQEDTPEALIGQLKPDLIVKGGDYDMEKLPETALVKSWGGRAVAIPFEFERSTTALVRKIQGA
- a CDS encoding ferritin — its product is MLYPELFKTMEAVRWNMAHDIPWGDFDRSKLSDEQAHTIKMNAITEWAALPATEMFLRDNRGDSDFCAFMSVWFFEEQKHSLVLIEYLRRFRPDLVPTEEELHNVRFEFDVAPELETLMLHFCGEVRLNHWYRRAAEWHTEPVIKAIYKTVAQDEARHAGAYLQYMRRALHNRGEDTSVQARLAFSKIGVLMASAGRTQQALHPTNLHVNKDLFPNDTVQSRLPEPGWLEHWLDSQIRFDGIWEQKVATRILHILSKLMDRSFETVKDLNRYRKEMTALVVPKEKEIVLAGA